Below is a window of Lacrimispora xylanolytica DNA.
CCGGTTTCATGGCGTTCACTCTGGACATAGGGGCCCACGCCTCCGTCTTTATCCGGACCTTCATCATGAATCAAACCGGTCTCTTCCAGGGTTCTGTAAATGATCTCGACCGCGCCTTCTACAAAACGCTCCTGATCCGTATCTTCAATGCGGAGAAGGAAATCGCCGCCTTCGTGTTTTGCAATCAGGTAAGCATACATTGCAGTTCTTAAATTTCCTACGTGCATGCGGCCTGTAGGACTCGGTGCGTATCTTGTTCTTATTTTACTCATTGTGAACACACTCCTATATCTTCTTTCTTATGATGGCCGGTCCTGTTGACCGGCTATGAGGCAAACCTGGTTGCCGCATAGCCCATTATATACCCAACAACAGGAAAAAACAATGTTTTGAACCAATTATATTCGATTACATTCCAGGCTCCACCTGGATGGGACCGTAATCAGAGCCATCTGGACCCTGATCAGGTCCATCTCCTCCTCCCGGCTCCATATCTCCAGGAAATACAGGAGTTGTGGTTTCAGAAGGCCTTGTGACTCCAGGACCCACCTCCTGTGGCTTTGTCCCTGACTCTTCTTTTTTGGGCAGAGACATGACACGGTTAATGGCAGCCTCGAGCTGCGGGCTTAAACTATCGTAGTATTCTGTTCCTGCTAACTGGTCAAGGAGGCTGTGAGCCGTATTTATCTTTTCATCTGTTGTGCTGTCACGGTACTGGAGCCCATTAAATTCGTTAATAATGGTTTGAATGGCAGCCGCGGCCTGATCTGCAGCCATTTGTGATTGCTGAGCAGCTTCTGCGTTCTTTTGAGACTGAGATTCCAGCTTCTTACGTTCTTCTTCCTGCTGCCACCTTCCGGCATCCGCCCTTGCGGCTGCTTCTGCTACCGATGAAAACAGATCTTTTCTTCCTGTTTCTTTATCCGTTTTTTCTCCAATGGAGTCAACGTTTGAAAGTGAGACCGTTGCCGGCATATCCCAGTCAAGCGCAGGAAGGTCTTTGTTTATTTCAGCCATAAAATCATGCCAGATCCTTCCGGAATAAGTTTTTCCATAGACCCCAGGCATTGCTTTTGGAGTGTCATAGCCTACCCAAATGGCAGTGGTGTAATACTTGGTATATCCGCAGAACCAGGTATCTTTGTTGCTGTTGGTGGTTCCCGTCTTACCTGCGGCAGGAACAGTAAGGCCAAGGCCATATCCTGTTCCATAAGGCTTATCAAGAGTTCCCTTTAAAACATCGGTGATCATATATGCCGTATCTTCTGTAAAAATCCGTTCATCGGCCTGACTCTGGTTATAAATCTCACCATCATACTGGCTTTGAATGCTGGTGATACAGGATTTGCTGCTATACATTCCTTTGTTCGCTAAAACCGCGTAGCCTTTTGCCATATCAACGACTCTTGCGCCCTCTGTAAAACCACCGATACTCATACTGGTGTTGCCGTTATCCAGATAGCTTAAACCGTTAAAATGCATCTTTCCAAGATATCCGATTCCCTTATCCACACCGATGTCAGCAAGCACCTGCCAGGCTACCGTGTTTAAGCTTCGGTTCAGGGCTTCTCTTACAGAGATGGGACCAAAATACTTGCCCCCGCTGTTTTTAGGGCCTTTATCGAAAAGATTGTCATTGACCAGTCTGGAAGGGTAATAAAATCCGCTTTCAAAAGCCGGAGCATAATCAATTAACGGCTTAATGGTGGAACCAGGCTGGCGTCTGCTTAGAAAACCGCGGTTATATTCATCATCTGTTCCCCGGCCACCTACAATGGCTACCACGTAACCGGTTCTGTTATCCACACAAACAGCCGCGCCCTGAAGAGCAAGCTTCCCATTCTCCTGAACCTCTTTAAACTTCTTAAGCCTGTCATCAATCATGCCTTGAAGTAAATTCTGAATGTCCGTATTAAGGCTGGTATGTATTTCAAATCCGCCGTTTCTGATCATATCACTTTTCGTCTGGTAAACTTCCTGATATTGTTCCTTATAGGCATCATAGGATGCCTTATTATTAAATACGTACTTAAATACAAACCCATCATTCTTCATCAGCTCTAAGGTCGCCGCATGAATGGCGTAGCTGGTCTGATAATTCTCTTTCATTCCAGGTTCGTAGATCTTAGCAACAGTGATTGGCTGGGCCTTGGCATTTTCACTTTCCTCTTCTGTAATGAACTTACAGATAGCCATACTG
It encodes the following:
- a CDS encoding transglycosylase domain-containing protein; its protein translation is MKKQSKKKKTRWSVFLKPIKVILFTFLAVMVLGCLAGGAVFLKYQDEILACKEKADSIMSKTSKTDFSQPTDTRVYDSSGTLIGTINSGHYEYVPITGISENLQNAYVAQEDRRFYKHHGIDYQGLLRAGLVFIKNKGVFTQGGSTITQQVIKNTYLSQERTFQRKLTEFFAAPQMEKKYTKPEILEFYCNTNFYANRCYGVSEASRYYFDKEAKDLTIWEAATLAGISNNPSKYDPVAHPEASQKKRNQIINSMAICKFITEEESENAKAQPITVAKIYEPGMKENYQTSYAIHAATLELMKNDGFVFKYVFNNKASYDAYKEQYQEVYQTKSDMIRNGGFEIHTSLNTDIQNLLQGMIDDRLKKFKEVQENGKLALQGAAVCVDNRTGYVVAIVGGRGTDDEYNRGFLSRRQPGSTIKPLIDYAPAFESGFYYPSRLVNDNLFDKGPKNSGGKYFGPISVREALNRSLNTVAWQVLADIGVDKGIGYLGKMHFNGLSYLDNGNTSMSIGGFTEGARVVDMAKGYAVLANKGMYSSKSCITSIQSQYDGEIYNQSQADERIFTEDTAYMITDVLKGTLDKPYGTGYGLGLTVPAAGKTGTTNSNKDTWFCGYTKYYTTAIWVGYDTPKAMPGVYGKTYSGRIWHDFMAEINKDLPALDWDMPATVSLSNVDSIGEKTDKETGRKDLFSSVAEAAARADAGRWQQEEERKKLESQSQKNAEAAQQSQMAADQAAAAIQTIINEFNGLQYRDSTTDEKINTAHSLLDQLAGTEYYDSLSPQLEAAINRVMSLPKKEESGTKPQEVGPGVTRPSETTTPVFPGDMEPGGGDGPDQGPDGSDYGPIQVEPGM